One window of the Athene noctua chromosome 5, bAthNoc1.hap1.1, whole genome shotgun sequence genome contains the following:
- the MYOC gene encoding myocilin: MLGAWLLLWGGLALGGRGETAFLRRADDSAGRCTYSFTVASPVEAACPDAGGVPELRAELAALAARLSRLESRERGSGPRGGEVGVAPEPQPAGRLEAAYSELLRAKSQLEEEKGRLEREKEELGRRLETSTQEITRLRATRCPPGREGPGRDTLRAPGKAPRWVPQPLTYQELQSERTEVSVSQPLEEMALGRPGSKDSGCGELVWVGEPVVFGRAESFAGKYGVWMKDPEPVPPFTRETTWRVDAVGAEVRQLFQYEAAEQLAQGYPAKVHILPRPLESTGAVVYRGGLFFQPRRSRTVARYDLRGEAVTVEREIPGAGYHGQYPYSWGGYTDIDLAVDETGLWVIYSTEKARGAIVLSKLDPETLKIQRTWETNIRKRGVANSFVICGTLYTVSSYSAHNATVNFAYNTATSTSRALSIPFENRFRYLSMVDYNPAERQLFAWDSFNMVTYPVRLSQA, translated from the exons ATGCTGGgtgcctggctgctgctctggggGGGCCTGGCCCTGGGCGGCCGTGGCGAGACGGCCTTCCTCCGGCGGGCCGATGACAGCGCCGGCCGCTGCACCTACTCCTTCACGGTAGCCAGCCCCGTCGAGGCAGCTTGCCCCGATGCCGGCGGCGTGCCGGAGCTCCGGGCCGAGCTGGCTGCTCTCGCCGCCCGCCTGAGCCGGCTGGAGAGCCGGGAGAGGGGCTCGGGGCCACGGGGCGGCGAGGTGGGGGTGGCACCGGAGCCCCAGCCCGCCGGTCGCCTAGAGGCTGCCTATAGCGAGCTGCTGCGGGCCAAGTcccagctggaggaggagaaggggcggctggagcgAGAGAAAGAGGAGCTGGGGAGGCGGCTGGAGACCAGCACCCAGGAGATCACCCGGCTGCGGgccacccgctgcccccccggtAGAGAAGGGCCCGGCCGCGACACCCTGCGTGCTCCCGGCAAAG CCCCCCGCTGGGTCCCACAGCCCCTCACCTACCAGGAACTGCAGTCGGAGAGGACGGAGGTTTCCGTGTCCCAGCCGCTGGAGGAGATGGCACTCGGCCGCCCAGGGAGCAAGGACTCGG GCTGCGGCGAGCTGGTGTGGGTGGGGGAGCCTGTCGTCTTCGGCCGGGCAGAGTCCTTTGCCGGCAAGTATGGTGTGTGGATGAAGGACCCTGAGCCCGTGCCCCCCTTCACACGGGAGACCACCTGGCGTGTGGATGCGGTGGGCGCAGAGGTCCGCCAGCTCTTCCAGTACGAGGCGGCTGAGCAGCTGGCCCAGGGCTACCCCGCCAAGGTGCACATCCTGCCGCGGCCCCTGGAGAGCACAGGGGCCGTTGTCTACCGCGGTGGGCTCTTCTTCCAGCCCCGTCGCTCCCGCACCGTGGCCCGCTATGACCTGCGGGGAGAGGCTGTTACGGTCGAGAGGGAGATCCCTGGCGCTGGCTACCACGGGCAGTACCCCTACTCCTGGGGGGGCTACACTGACATTGATCTGGCAGTGGATGAGACGGGGCTCTGGGTGATCTACAGCACTGAGAAGGCCCGGGGGGCCATTGTCCTCTCCAAGCTGGACCCCGAGACGCTGAAGATCCAGCGCACTTGGGAAACCAACATCCGCAAGCGGGGGGTGGCCAACTCCTTCGTCATCTGCGGCACCCTCTACACTGTCAGCAGCTACTCGGCACACAATGCTACCGTCAACTTCGCCTACAACACAGCCACCAGCACCAGCCGGGCCCTCAGCATCCCCTTTGAGAACCGCTTCCGCTACCTCAGCATGGTGGACTACAACCCTGCTGAGCGGCAGCTTTTCGCCTGGGACAGCTTCAACATGGTCACCTACCCCGTCCGCCTCTCCCAGGCATAA